A portion of the Bacillus thuringiensis genome contains these proteins:
- the secA gene encoding preprotein translocase subunit SecA, whose amino-acid sequence MIGILKKVFDVNQRQIKRMQKTVEQIDALESSIKPLTDEQLKGKTLEFKERLTKGETVDDLLPEAFAVVREAATRVLGMRPYGVQLMGGIALHEGNISEMKTGEGKTLTSTLPVYLNALTGKGVHVVTVNEYLAQRDANEMGQLHEFLGLTVGINLNSMSREEKQEAYAADITYSTNNELGFDYLRDNMVLYKEQCVQRPLHFAIIDEVDSILVDEARTPLIISGQAQKSTELYMFANAFVRTLENEKEYSFDVKTKNVMLTEDGITKAEKAFHIENLFDLKHVALLHHINQGLRAHVVMHRDTDYVVQEGEIVIVDQFTGRLMKGRRYSEGLHQAIEAKEGVEIQNESMTLATITFQNYFRMYEKLSGMTGTAKTEEEEFRSIYNMNVIVIPTNKPIIRDDRADLIFKSMEGKFNAVVEDIVNRHKQGQPILVGTVAIETSELISKMLTRKGVRHNILNAKNHAREADIIAEAGMKGAVTIATNMAGRGTDIKLGDDVKIFGLAVIGTERHESRRIDNQLRGRAGRQGDPGVTQFYLSMEDELMRRFGSDNMKAMMDRLGMDDSQPIESKMVSRAVESAQKRVEGNNYDARKQLLQYDDVLRQQREVIYKQRQEVMESENLRGIIEGMMKSTVERAVALHTQEEIEEDWNIKGLVDYLNTNLLQEGDIKEEELRRLAPEEMSEPIIAKLIERYNDKEKLMPEEQMREFEKVVVFRVVDTKWTEHIDAMDHLREGIHLRAYGQIDPLREYQMEGFAMFESMVASIEEEISRYIMKAEIEQNLERQEVVQGEAVHPSSDGEEAKKKPVVKGDQVGRNDLCKCGSGKKYKNCCGIVQ is encoded by the coding sequence ATGATCGGTATTTTAAAAAAGGTGTTTGATGTAAACCAACGCCAAATTAAACGTATGCAAAAGACAGTTGAGCAAATTGATGCATTAGAGTCATCTATTAAGCCACTAACTGATGAACAATTAAAAGGAAAGACGCTTGAATTTAAAGAACGTCTAACAAAAGGTGAAACAGTAGATGATCTACTACCTGAAGCTTTTGCAGTTGTTCGCGAAGCGGCAACTCGTGTTCTTGGAATGCGTCCATATGGCGTACAGTTAATGGGTGGTATTGCCTTACATGAGGGGAATATTTCTGAGATGAAAACGGGTGAAGGTAAAACGTTAACATCTACATTACCTGTATATTTAAATGCTTTAACAGGAAAAGGTGTTCACGTTGTTACAGTCAATGAATACTTAGCACAACGTGATGCGAACGAAATGGGACAACTTCATGAGTTCCTTGGCTTAACGGTAGGAATTAACTTAAATAGTATGTCACGCGAAGAGAAACAAGAGGCTTATGCTGCTGATATTACGTATAGCACAAATAATGAGCTTGGATTCGATTACTTACGTGACAACATGGTTTTATATAAAGAGCAGTGCGTTCAACGTCCACTTCACTTTGCTATTATCGATGAAGTCGATTCTATTTTAGTCGATGAAGCGCGTACGCCGCTTATTATTTCGGGACAAGCTCAAAAATCAACAGAGCTATACATGTTTGCAAATGCATTTGTCCGTACGTTAGAAAATGAAAAAGAGTATTCATTTGATGTGAAAACGAAAAATGTAATGTTAACAGAAGATGGTATTACGAAAGCGGAGAAAGCTTTCCATATTGAAAACTTATTCGATTTAAAACATGTAGCACTTCTTCACCATATTAATCAGGGGCTTCGTGCACACGTTGTTATGCACCGTGATACAGATTATGTTGTACAAGAAGGCGAAATCGTAATTGTAGACCAATTCACTGGTCGTCTTATGAAAGGTCGTCGTTATAGCGAAGGATTACACCAAGCAATTGAAGCAAAAGAAGGTGTAGAAATTCAAAATGAAAGTATGACGCTTGCGACAATTACATTCCAGAACTACTTCCGTATGTATGAAAAATTATCTGGTATGACTGGTACAGCGAAAACGGAAGAAGAAGAATTCCGTAGTATTTACAATATGAATGTTATCGTAATTCCAACAAACAAACCGATTATTCGTGATGATCGTGCCGATTTAATCTTTAAATCAATGGAAGGTAAGTTCAATGCAGTTGTTGAGGATATTGTAAATCGTCATAAACAAGGGCAACCTATTCTTGTAGGTACAGTTGCAATTGAAACTTCAGAGCTTATTTCAAAAATGTTAACGCGTAAAGGTGTACGTCATAACATCTTAAATGCGAAAAACCATGCGCGTGAAGCAGATATCATTGCAGAAGCTGGTATGAAAGGTGCTGTAACGATTGCAACGAATATGGCTGGTCGTGGTACAGATATTAAGCTTGGAGACGATGTAAAAATCTTCGGTCTAGCAGTTATCGGTACAGAACGTCATGAAAGCCGTCGTATTGATAATCAGTTACGTGGTCGTGCTGGTCGTCAAGGGGACCCTGGTGTGACGCAGTTCTACTTATCAATGGAAGATGAATTAATGCGCCGATTTGGTTCAGATAATATGAAAGCAATGATGGATCGTCTTGGTATGGATGATTCTCAGCCAATTGAAAGTAAAATGGTTTCTCGTGCGGTAGAGTCTGCACAAAAACGTGTTGAAGGAAATAACTATGATGCACGTAAGCAGCTATTACAATACGATGATGTACTTCGTCAGCAACGTGAAGTTATTTATAAGCAACGTCAAGAAGTAATGGAATCGGAAAATTTACGTGGCATTATTGAAGGTATGATGAAATCTACAGTAGAACGTGCTGTTGCGCTTCATACACAAGAGGAAATTGAAGAGGATTGGAACATTAAAGGTCTTGTTGACTACTTAAATACAAACCTTCTTCAAGAAGGAGACATAAAAGAAGAAGAATTACGTCGCCTTGCTCCTGAGGAAATGAGCGAACCGATTATCGCGAAATTAATAGAGCGTTACAACGACAAAGAAAAGCTTATGCCAGAAGAGCAAATGCGTGAGTTTGAGAAAGTTGTTGTATTCCGCGTTGTAGATACGAAATGGACAGAGCATATTGATGCGATGGATCACCTTCGTGAAGGTATTCATTTACGTGCTTACGGTCAAATTGATCCACTTCGTGAATACCAAATGGAAGGATTCGCGATGTTCGAGTCAATGGTTGCTTCTATTGAAGAGGAAATTTCTCGTTACATTATGAAAGCTGAAATTGAACAAAACTTAGAACGTCAAGAAGTTGTTCAAGGTGAAGCTGTTCATCCATCTAGCGATGGCGAAGAAGCGAAGAAAAAGCCAGTTGTAAAAGGTGACCAAGTGGGCCGCAACGATTTATGTAAATGTGGTAGCGGTAAAAAATATAAAAACTGCTGTGGTATTGTTCAGTAA
- the hpf gene encoding ribosome hibernation-promoting factor, HPF/YfiA family, which yields MKFNIRGENIEVTPALKEYVEKKLSKLERYFDTFPEIKVNLKVYSDKQRVEVTIPFTDLLLRAEETNSDMYAAIDLVVDKLERQIRKHKTKVNRKLREKGSVKTNFILPEAVAVLDAVEEDELELVRTKRFDLKPMDVEEAILQMDMLGHNFFVFTNADTNETNVVYGRKDGKYGLIETK from the coding sequence ATGAAATTCAACATTCGTGGTGAAAATATTGAAGTAACTCCAGCATTAAAGGAATATGTAGAGAAAAAACTAAGTAAGTTAGAGCGTTATTTTGATACATTCCCAGAGATTAAAGTTAATTTAAAAGTATACTCTGACAAGCAACGTGTCGAGGTAACAATACCATTTACTGATTTATTACTTCGTGCAGAAGAAACTAATAGCGATATGTACGCTGCTATCGATTTAGTAGTTGATAAACTTGAGCGACAAATTCGTAAACATAAAACAAAGGTAAATCGTAAGTTACGTGAGAAAGGTTCTGTGAAAACGAACTTTATCCTTCCAGAAGCAGTAGCTGTTCTGGATGCGGTAGAAGAGGATGAATTAGAACTTGTACGTACAAAACGATTCGATTTAAAACCGATGGACGTTGAAGAAGCGATCCTACAAATGGATATGCTAGGACATAATTTCTTCGTCTTCACAAATGCTGATACAAATGAAACTAATGTTGTATATGGCCGTAAAGATGGGAAATACGGTTTAATCGAAACTAAATAA
- the cspC gene encoding cold shock protein CspC encodes MQGRVKWFNAEKGFGFIEREDGDDVFVHFSAIQQDGYKSLEEGQQVEFDIVDGARGPQAANVVKL; translated from the coding sequence ATGCAAGGAAGAGTGAAATGGTTCAATGCAGAAAAGGGATTTGGGTTTATTGAGCGTGAAGATGGTGACGATGTATTTGTCCATTTTTCTGCTATTCAACAAGATGGGTATAAGTCATTAGAAGAAGGGCAACAAGTAGAGTTTGACATTGTAGATGGAGCACGTGGACCACAAGCAGCTAATGTTGTAAAACTGTAG